The genomic window TGAGGCCTTGAACATTCCTCGTGACCATCCTGCTCGGGATGCGCAAGATTCCTTCTACCTCGGAGAGACTTTCCTTCTGCGGACCCATACCTCCCCTGCACAGATAAGGGTTATGCAAAAGCTCACCCCTCCGTTTCGGGTTGTGGTGCCGGGGAAATGCTACCGCCGGGATGCTTTCGATGCAACCCACAGTCCCATGTTCCACCAAGTTGAGGGCTTGGTTGTGGCTCCAGGGATTTCAATGGGAGACCTCAAGGGGACCATTGAGGTTTTCGCCCGCCGCCTTTTTGGGGCCGATCGGAAGGTAAGGTTTCGCCCGAGCTATTTCCCCTTCACCGAACCGAGTGCGGAAGTGGATATATCGTGTGGCATCTGCCAGGGCGCAGGATGTCGGTCCTGTGGGCAGAAAGGCTGGCTTGAAATTATGGGGGCGGGTCTTGTGCATCCCCAGGTCTTTCGCAACGCAGGGTACGATCCGGAAAAAGTCCAGGGATTCGCTTTTGGGATGGGTATTGAACGCATCGCAATGCTGAAGTTTGGTATTCCTGATATTCGCTGGTTCTTCGAGAATGATGTGGCGTTCTTGAGTTCCTTCAAAGGTCTGGGGTAGAGAAAGATGCGTGTTTCGTACCAGCTGCTCCGACGGTTTCTT from Candidatus Caldatribacterium sp. includes these protein-coding regions:
- the pheS gene encoding phenylalanine--tRNA ligase subunit alpha, with the translated sequence MIEEIEQYFRDFTQELAQVTTRDELNRVKGKYAGRRSKFPFFLERLKSLPLEERKVVGKRLNEVKATIEILLKEKEAALLKEEKKKDVPDISLPGRREPLGAFHPLRIVMDEIIAIFRSLGFRVEEGPEIETDFFNFEALNIPRDHPARDAQDSFYLGETFLLRTHTSPAQIRVMQKLTPPFRVVVPGKCYRRDAFDATHSPMFHQVEGLVVAPGISMGDLKGTIEVFARRLFGADRKVRFRPSYFPFTEPSAEVDISCGICQGAGCRSCGQKGWLEIMGAGLVHPQVFRNAGYDPEKVQGFAFGMGIERIAMLKFGIPDIRWFFENDVAFLSSFKGLG